Proteins encoded in a region of the Phacochoerus africanus isolate WHEZ1 chromosome 8, ROS_Pafr_v1, whole genome shotgun sequence genome:
- the DSG1 gene encoding desmoglein-1 codes for MNWPFFRTAAVLFIFLVVLEVNSEFRIQVRDYNTKNGTIKWHSIRRQKREWIKFAAACREGEDNSKRNPIAKIHSDCAANQQVTYRISGVGIDQPPYGIFVINQKTGEINITSIVDREVTPFFIIYCRALNAQGQDLERPLELRVRVLDINDNPPVFSMSTFLGQIEENSNANTLVMRLNATDADEPNNLNSKIAFKIIRQEPSDSPMFIINRYTGEIRTMNNFLDREQYSQYSLAVRGSDRDGGADGMSAECECSIKILDVNDNIPFMELSSNSLQIEENSLNSNLLQIRVTDLDEEFSANWLAVIFFISGNEGGWFDIEMNERTNVGTLKIVKPLDYEEVKNLQLSLGVRNKAEFHQSILSQYKLTATAISVTVLNVIEGSVFRPGSKTYVVTSNMGQNYRLGEFTATDLDTGLTSTTVRYVMGNNPTDLLAIDSKTGIITLRNKVTREQYNLLGKKYQGTILSIDDALQRTCTGTINIDLEGSGWEDRQTGRPVTGGDTSTSTYNFTSSYEYTATKTEVEYSGTPTGSGLDSGDRLPSPLDNVHFGPAGIGLLIMGFLVLGLVPFLLMYCDCGGAPGGGAGFEPVPECSDGAIHSWAVEGAQPERADLTTICVPQVPPDNANIIECIDNSGVYTNEYCSREMRELGGGERTTGFELIDGGKISGAPEICQEHSGTLRRNSMRECREGGLNMNFMESYFCQKAYAYADEDEGRPSNDCLLIYDIEGEGSPAGSVGCCSFIGEDLDDSFLDTLGPKFKKLADISLGKETEPYPDPDPSWPPQSTDPICPPQGTEPIGSGHPPISPHIGTTTVISESTYPLGPGVQHPMPIPDPLSYGNVTMTESYTTSGILKPSVHVHDNRQASNVVVTERVVGPISGANLHGMLEMPDLRDGSNVIVTERVIAPSSSLPTTLTIPDPRESSNVVVTERVIRPTSGIVGNLSMHPDISNAHNVIVTERVVSGSGITGISGGSGMGSSGLVGSTAGVGGDGLGLSSLGGGGLSSGIGGTATIGHLRGSSEHHFSNTLGSASPTTTRSRITKYSTVQYTK; via the exons GTGGTGCTGGAAGTTAACAGTGAATTTCGAATCCAG GTACGAGATTATAACACTAAGAATGGCACCATCAAGTGGCATTCCATCAGAAGGCAAAAACGTGAGTGGATCAAGTTTGCTGCAGCCTGCCGTGAAGGTGAGGACAACTCGAAGAGGAACCCAATTGCCAAA ATTCATTCAGACTGTGCTGCAAACCAGCAAGTGACATACCGCATCTCTGGAGTAGGAATTGATCAACCACCTTATGGAATCTTTGTTATTAATCAAAAAACCggtgaaattaatataacatccATAGTTGATCGAGAGGTCACCCCTTTCTTCATT ATCTATTGTCGGGCTCTGAATGCACAGGGCCAAGATTTAGAGAGACCTCTTGAGCTCAGAGTCAGGGTTTTGGACATAAATGACAACCCTCCAGTATTTTCTATGTCTACTTTCCTAGgacaaatagaagaaaattctAATGCAA ATACACTGGTGATGAGACTCAATGCTACTGATGCAGATGAACCAAATAATTTGAACTCAAAAATAGCCTTCAAGATCATAAGACAAGAACCTTCTGATTCACCAATGTTTATTATCAATAGATACACTGGAGAAATTCgaacaatgaataattttctaGACCGAGag CAATATAGCCAGTATTCTCTGGCTGTAAGAGGCTCAGACAGAGATGGCGGGGCAGATGGTATGTCAGCAGAGTGTGAATGCAGCATTAAAATCCTTGATGTCAATGATAACATCCCATTTATGGAACTGTCTTCG AATTCCTTACAAATTGAAGAAAATAGTCTAAATTCAAATTTGCTCCAGATTAGAGTAACTGATTTGGATGAGGAGTTTTCAGCTAACTGGCTGGCAGTAATTTTCTTTATCTCTGGAAATGAGGGAGGTTGGTTTGAcattgaaatgaatgaaagaacaaatgtGGGAACTCTAAAGATTGTTAAG CCCCTAGATTATGAAGAGGTGAAGAATCTGCAACTTAGTCTTGGTGTTAGAAATAAAGCTGAATTTCATCAATCAATTCTGTCTCAATATAAACTCACAGCAACTGCAATCTCTGTAACTGTGTTAAATGTAATTGAAGGTTCGGTGTTCCGTCCAGGTTCAAAGACATACGTAGTAACTAGTAATATGGGACAAAACTATAGACTGGGAGAATTTACAGCTACTGATCTGGACACAGGTTTAACTTCAACAACTGTCAG ATATGTAATGGGGAATAATCCAACTGACCTGCTTGCTATTGACTCAAAAACAGGCATAATTACTTTAAGAAATAAAGTTACCAGGGAACAGTATAATTTGCTTGGAAAAAAATACCAAGGAACAATTCTATCTATAGATG ATGCTCTTCAAAGAACTTGTACTGGTACAATTAATATTGACCTTGAAGGTTCTGGCTGGGAAGATCGTCAGACAGGTAGACCTGTAACTGGAGGAGATACCAGTACTAGCACATATAACTTTACTTCATCATATGAATACACTGCTACCAAAACAGAGGTTGAATACAGTGGCACACCGACTGGCAGTGGGCTGGACAGTGGAGATCGGCTGCCCAGTCCCTTAGATAATGTACATTTTGGTCCCGCTGGCATTGGACTACTCATCATGGGATTCTTGGTCCTAGGAT TGGTCCCATTTTTGCTGATGTATTGTGACTGTGGAGGTGCCCCTGGGGGTGGTGCCGGCTTTGAGCCTGTTCCTGAATGTTCAGACGGAGCAATTCATTCATGGGCAGTAGAAGGAGCACAGCCTGAACGTGCA gaTTTGACCACTATCTGTGTACCACAAGTGCCACCCGATAATGCAAATATAATTGAATGCATCGACAACTCAg GAGTTTACACAAATGAGTATTGCAGCAGAGAAATGCGAGAactgggagggggagaaagaacaACAGGATTTGAACTAATAGATGGAGGCAAAATATCAGGAGCACCTGAGATATGTCAAGAACATTCTGGAACATTAAGAAGAAATTCTATGAGGGAATGCAGAGAAGGAGGGCTGAATATGAACTTCATGGAAAGTTACTTCTGCCAG AAAGCATACGCTTATGCAGACGAAGACGAAGGACGCCCATCCAATGACTGTTTGCTCATATATGATATCGAAGGTGAAGGCTCCCCAGCTGGCTCTGTGGGCTGTTGTAGTTTCATTGGAGAAGACTTGGATGACAGCTTCTTGGATACCCTAGGGCCTAAATTTAAGAAGTTGGCAGATATCAgcctgggaaaagaaactgaaccaTATCCAGACCCTGATCCCTCTTGGCCACCTCAGAGCACTGACCCTATTTGCCCCCCACAGGGAACAGAGCCCATTGGGAGTGGACACCCACCCATCTCCCCACATATCGGTACTACCACAGTCATTTCTGAGAGCACCTACCCCTTGGGACCTGGGGTACAGCACCCTATGCCTATTCCTGACCCTCTGAGCTATGGTAATGTCACCATGACCGAGTCATACACCACCTCTGGCATTCTGAAGCCCTCTGTCCATGTTCATGATAATCGGCAGGCATCAAACGTGGTGGTGACAGAGAGGGTGGTCGGTCCAATCTCTGGTGCCAATCTGCATGGGATGCTAGAGATGCCTGACTTGAGAGATGGGTCAAACGTTATAGTGACAGAAAGGGTCATAGCGCCAAGTTCAAGTCTGCCCACCACTCTAACGATCCCTGATCCTAGAGAGTCTTCAAATGTGGTAGTGACAGAAAGAGTCATCCGGCCAACTTCCGGCATAGTGGGCAATCTGAGCATGCACCCCGATATATCGAATGCCCACAATGTGATTGTGACAGAGAGGGTAGTTTCGGGCTCCGGCATAACTGGAATCAGCGGAGGCAGTGGCATGGGCAGCAGCGGCCTGGTTGGCAGCACAGCTGGAGTTGGTGGTGACGGCCTGGGGCTGAgcagcctgggaggtgggggcctGAGTAGCGGCATTGGGGGGACAGCCACCATTGGCCACTTGAGGGGTTCCTCTGAGCATCACTTTAGCAATACCCTCGGATCTGCCTCCCCCACCACAACCCGAAGTCGAATTACAAAGTACAGTACAGTACAATATACCAAGTAG